The Saccharopolyspora gloriosae genome window below encodes:
- a CDS encoding MFS transporter produces the protein MSGTHDVRLLDVFKGQPKAVWITAFAAVIAFMGIGLVDPILLSIAEALHAGPEQVTLLFSSYLGVQVVAMLITGAFSARFGPKRTVVTGLVLIVLATVACALAASIGQLVALRAVWGLGNAFFIATALSVIVGAASGGQQAAILLYEAALGIGLSTGPLLGALLGNISWRGPFAGTAVLMAIALVLSAGFLPADEKDPAKRPKVRLLDPLRALKHGGLLRTALGSAFYTAAFFVVLAWAPFVLEFGAIAVGLVFFGWGLCVAVAGVTLAPKLAARFGDAGGTVLAVLLYAVLLAVMAIGPKPVVVVAVILSGIASGLLNTLFTGTAMSVSDAPRPVASAGYNFCRWFGGAVAATLVGHVADWFGSPHAPFAVAAVLCVISACLLVADLRKREDPHRIPVEAAAVGEEF, from the coding sequence ATGAGCGGCACGCACGACGTCCGGCTGCTGGACGTCTTCAAGGGCCAGCCCAAGGCGGTGTGGATCACGGCGTTCGCCGCGGTGATCGCCTTCATGGGCATCGGGCTGGTCGACCCGATCCTGCTGTCCATCGCCGAAGCCCTGCACGCCGGGCCCGAGCAGGTGACCTTGCTGTTCTCGTCCTACCTGGGCGTTCAGGTCGTCGCGATGCTCATCACCGGCGCGTTCAGCGCCCGCTTCGGCCCGAAGCGGACCGTGGTGACCGGCCTGGTCCTGATCGTGCTGGCCACCGTCGCCTGCGCGCTCGCCGCGTCGATCGGGCAGCTCGTGGCGCTGCGGGCGGTGTGGGGCCTGGGCAACGCGTTCTTCATCGCCACCGCCCTGTCGGTGATCGTCGGGGCGGCCAGCGGCGGGCAGCAGGCGGCGATCCTGCTCTACGAGGCGGCGCTCGGCATCGGCCTGTCCACCGGCCCGCTGCTCGGCGCGCTGCTGGGCAACATCTCCTGGCGCGGCCCGTTCGCGGGCACCGCGGTGCTGATGGCCATCGCGCTGGTGCTCTCGGCCGGTTTCCTGCCCGCCGACGAGAAGGACCCGGCGAAGCGGCCGAAGGTCCGGCTGCTCGACCCGCTGCGCGCCCTCAAGCACGGCGGCCTGCTGCGCACGGCGCTCGGCTCGGCGTTCTACACGGCGGCGTTCTTCGTGGTGCTGGCCTGGGCGCCGTTCGTGCTGGAGTTCGGCGCCATCGCCGTCGGCCTGGTGTTCTTCGGCTGGGGCCTGTGCGTGGCGGTCGCCGGCGTGACGCTCGCCCCGAAGCTCGCCGCCCGGTTCGGCGACGCGGGCGGCACGGTGCTCGCGGTGCTGCTCTACGCGGTGCTGCTGGCGGTGATGGCGATCGGGCCGAAGCCGGTCGTGGTGGTCGCGGTGATCCTCAGCGGTATCGCCTCCGGCCTGCTCAACACCTTGTTCACCGGGACCGCGATGAGCGTGAGCGACGCGCCGCGCCCGGTGGCCAGCGCCGGGTACAACTTCTGCCGCTGGTTCGGCGGGGCCGTGGCGGCGACCCTGGTCGGGCACGTCGCGGACTGGTTCGGTTCGCCGCACGCCCCGTTCGCGGTGGCCGCGGTGCTGTGCGTGATCTCGGCGTGCCTGCTGGTCGCGGACCTGCGCAAGCGGGAGGACCCGCACCGCATCCCGGTGGAGGCCGCCGCCGTCGGCGAGGAGTTCTGA
- a CDS encoding OmpA family protein — MDRTKAHYGVAAATLAVALLSGCSGGGNQGQGGQEGQVPAPPPPAQEQQQEQAPPPPPGPDPAAAKAALQQQIDQALQQSPITFQADSPELTEQGEQTATKAAELAKNAPQELKFTVEGFVANTGSPSPEDQQLSQQRAQAVADKFAEAGVPAERLEVVGKGPAEGGQETDRHATISVQ, encoded by the coding sequence GCGGCCACGCTCGCCGTCGCGCTGCTCAGCGGCTGCTCCGGCGGCGGGAACCAAGGGCAAGGGGGCCAGGAAGGCCAAGTGCCCGCCCCGCCGCCGCCCGCCCAGGAGCAGCAGCAGGAACAGGCGCCGCCGCCTCCTCCGGGCCCCGACCCGGCCGCGGCGAAGGCCGCGCTGCAGCAGCAGATCGACCAGGCGCTGCAGCAGAGCCCGATCACCTTCCAGGCCGACAGCCCGGAGCTGACCGAGCAGGGCGAGCAGACCGCGACGAAGGCCGCGGAACTGGCCAAGAACGCGCCGCAGGAACTGAAGTTCACCGTCGAAGGCTTCGTCGCCAACACCGGCAGCCCGTCGCCGGAGGACCAGCAGCTCTCCCAGCAGCGGGCGCAGGCCGTCGCGGACAAGTTCGCGGAGGCGGGCGTGCCCGCCGAGCGGCTGGAGGTCGTCGGCAAGGGTCCCGCCGAAGGCGGGCAGGAGACCGATCGGCACGCGACGATCAGCGTGCAGTAG
- a CDS encoding PhoX family protein yields the protein MPSRPDSGRVVPLPLLSNHSARRASATCKYRCGNACAHEAPNTSDNGYFGDIVESVLDRRGALKAGGVLALAVGGAAALSGTAAAAAPPAAAGGPVVPGTDFAPVAPNKEDRVTIPEGYEQGIVIRWGDPLVEGAPEFDFHGQTAEAQEKQFGYNNDFAGLVPLDGEGRRGLLVVNHEYTTESHMFSNYDEDNPTEQQVRISWAAHGLSVVYVEKDRAKGLVPKPSEYNRRITLNTEFEVRGPAAGSDHLKTSADPTGTKVFGTQNNCAGGVTPWGTILSGEENFHQYFGHSELITDPVAAKRYERYAVGTGETDRKWERFDKRWDVSQEPNEAHRFGWIVEIDPNDPESTPIKHTALGRFKHEGATIKIADDGRVVAYSGDDERFDYIYKYVSNGRFKPGKSAHARRHNSALLDDGTLYVAKFSGNSPPEEIDGTGKLPADGHFDGTGEWLKLASGTESFVPGFTADEVYVFTRLAADELGATKMDRPEDIEPNPVNGRIYCALTNNSNRGSEGNAAPDEANPRVGNKHGHILEFDDDTTGTEFRWNLLLVCGDPNDPGTYFGGFDKSQVSPISCPDNVTFDRFGNLWITTDGNELGSNDGLFAVPVDGPERGKVKQFLTVPVGAETCGPVVLDDLITVNVQHPGEDAEDAQHPTSHWPDGGDSQPRPSVAVVWRQDGGEIGRR from the coding sequence TTGCCTTCCCGACCGGACAGCGGGCGGGTCGTCCCGCTCCCACTTCTGTCGAACCACTCCGCGCGCCGCGCCTCGGCGACCTGCAAGTACCGCTGCGGCAACGCCTGCGCGCACGAGGCGCCGAACACCTCGGACAACGGCTACTTCGGCGACATCGTGGAGAGCGTGCTCGACCGCCGCGGCGCGCTCAAAGCGGGCGGCGTGCTGGCGCTCGCCGTCGGGGGCGCCGCCGCGCTGTCCGGCACCGCCGCGGCCGCCGCACCACCGGCGGCAGCGGGCGGACCGGTGGTGCCGGGCACCGACTTCGCGCCGGTCGCGCCGAACAAGGAAGACCGCGTCACGATCCCCGAGGGCTACGAGCAGGGCATCGTGATCCGCTGGGGCGACCCGCTCGTCGAGGGCGCGCCGGAGTTCGACTTCCACGGCCAGACCGCGGAGGCCCAGGAGAAGCAGTTCGGCTACAACAACGACTTCGCCGGGCTCGTCCCGCTGGACGGCGAGGGCAGGCGGGGCCTGCTCGTGGTCAACCACGAGTACACCACCGAGTCGCACATGTTCTCGAACTACGACGAGGACAACCCCACCGAGCAGCAGGTCCGCATCTCGTGGGCCGCGCACGGCCTGTCCGTGGTGTACGTGGAGAAGGACCGCGCCAAGGGGCTCGTGCCGAAGCCCAGCGAGTACAACCGGCGGATCACCCTGAACACCGAGTTCGAGGTGCGCGGACCCGCGGCGGGCAGCGACCACCTCAAGACCTCGGCGGACCCCACCGGCACCAAGGTGTTCGGCACCCAGAACAACTGCGCGGGCGGCGTCACCCCGTGGGGCACGATCCTGTCCGGCGAGGAGAACTTCCACCAGTACTTCGGGCACTCCGAGCTGATCACCGATCCGGTCGCGGCGAAGCGCTACGAGCGCTACGCCGTCGGCACCGGTGAGACCGACCGCAAGTGGGAGCGCTTCGACAAGCGCTGGGACGTCTCCCAGGAGCCGAACGAGGCGCACCGCTTCGGCTGGATCGTGGAGATCGACCCGAACGACCCCGAGTCGACGCCGATCAAGCACACCGCGCTGGGCCGCTTCAAGCACGAGGGCGCGACCATCAAGATCGCCGACGACGGCCGGGTCGTTGCCTACTCCGGTGACGACGAGCGCTTCGACTACATCTACAAGTACGTCTCGAACGGGCGCTTCAAGCCCGGCAAGAGCGCGCACGCGCGGCGGCACAACTCGGCGCTGCTCGACGACGGCACCCTCTACGTCGCCAAGTTCAGCGGCAACAGCCCGCCCGAGGAGATCGACGGCACCGGGAAGCTGCCCGCGGACGGGCACTTCGACGGCACCGGCGAGTGGCTGAAGCTGGCCAGCGGCACCGAGTCCTTCGTGCCGGGCTTCACCGCCGACGAGGTCTACGTGTTCACCCGGCTCGCCGCCGACGAGCTGGGCGCGACGAAGATGGACCGCCCGGAGGACATCGAGCCCAACCCGGTCAACGGCCGCATCTACTGCGCCCTGACGAACAACTCCAACCGCGGCTCCGAGGGCAACGCGGCACCGGACGAGGCCAACCCGCGCGTCGGCAACAAGCACGGGCACATCCTGGAGTTCGACGACGACACCACCGGCACCGAGTTCCGCTGGAACCTGCTGCTGGTCTGCGGTGACCCGAACGATCCGGGCACCTACTTCGGCGGTTTCGACAAGTCCCAGGTCAGCCCGATCTCCTGCCCGGACAACGTGACCTTCGACCGGTTCGGCAACCTGTGGATCACGACCGACGGCAACGAGCTCGGCTCCAACGACGGCCTGTTCGCGGTGCCGGTCGACGGTCCGGAGCGCGGCAAGGTGAAGCAGTTCCTCACCGTGCCGGTGGGCGCAGAGACCTGCGGTCCCGTGGTGCTCGACGACCTGATCACGGTCAACGTGCAGCACCCCGGCGAGGACGCCGAGGACGCCCAGCACCCGACCTCGCACTGGCCGGACGGCGGCGATTCGCAGCCGCGGCCGTCGGTGGCCGTGGTGTGGCGGCAGGACGGCGGTGAGATCGGCCGACGCTGA
- a CDS encoding YnfA family protein: MTVLRSIVLFALAAVAEIGGAWLVWQGVREHKGLLWMGAGVLALGAYGFVATLQPDANFGRILAAYGGVFVAGSLGWAMLLDGFRPDRWDLAGAALCLLGVAVIMYAPRS; encoded by the coding sequence GTGACCGTGCTGCGTTCGATCGTGCTGTTCGCCCTGGCCGCCGTGGCGGAGATCGGCGGGGCCTGGCTGGTCTGGCAGGGAGTGCGCGAGCACAAGGGCCTGCTGTGGATGGGCGCCGGAGTGCTCGCGCTCGGCGCCTATGGCTTCGTGGCCACGTTGCAGCCGGACGCGAACTTCGGACGCATCCTCGCCGCGTACGGCGGTGTCTTCGTCGCGGGCTCGCTCGGCTGGGCGATGCTGCTCGACGGGTTCCGCCCGGACCGCTGGGACCTGGCGGGCGCCGCCCTCTGCCTGCTCGGCGTCGCCGTGATCATGTACGCGCCCCGGTCCTGA
- a CDS encoding SDR family oxidoreductase: MSERPIALVTGASRGVGAAVARALSETHDVLLGGRDGEALRALAAEIDGARPWPVELTDADAVAAAVRDIDRLDVLVHSAGLVELGAVADTGVDSWRRTFELNLFAVTELTRLLLPTLRADSGHVVLINSGAGKEAKPNWGSYAASKFALRAFADVLRAEEAANGVRVTSVFPGRINTDMQREVRDSEGGEFQPERYLRPESVAGPVCSAVRAADDAHLTEIVVRPS; this comes from the coding sequence ATGTCTGAACGTCCGATCGCCCTGGTCACGGGTGCTTCCCGTGGCGTCGGGGCCGCAGTCGCCCGCGCCCTTTCCGAAACCCACGACGTGCTGCTCGGCGGCCGGGACGGCGAGGCGCTGCGCGCGTTGGCGGCGGAGATCGACGGCGCCCGGCCGTGGCCGGTGGAACTGACCGACGCCGACGCGGTGGCCGCGGCGGTGCGCGACATCGACCGGCTGGACGTGCTGGTGCACAGCGCCGGTCTCGTCGAGCTCGGCGCGGTCGCGGACACCGGCGTGGACTCGTGGCGGCGCACCTTCGAGCTGAACCTGTTCGCGGTGACCGAGCTGACGCGGCTGCTGCTGCCGACCTTGCGCGCCGACTCCGGCCACGTGGTGCTGATCAACTCCGGTGCGGGCAAGGAGGCGAAGCCGAACTGGGGCTCCTACGCGGCGAGCAAGTTCGCGCTGCGCGCGTTCGCCGACGTGCTGCGCGCCGAGGAAGCGGCCAACGGCGTGCGGGTGACCTCGGTCTTCCCCGGCCGGATCAACACCGACATGCAGCGAGAGGTGCGCGACTCCGAGGGCGGCGAGTTCCAGCCGGAGCGCTACCTGCGTCCCGAGTCGGTCGCCGGGCCGGTCTGCTCCGCCGTGCGCGCCGCCGACGACGCGCACCTCACCGAGATCGTCGTCCGCCCTTCCTGA